In Populus trichocarpa isolate Nisqually-1 chromosome 7, P.trichocarpa_v4.1, whole genome shotgun sequence, the following proteins share a genomic window:
- the LOC18109315 gene encoding glutamine synthetase cytosolic isozyme 1-1, with protein sequence MSLLNDLININLSDTTDKIIAEYIWIGGSGMDLRSKARTLPGPVTDPAKLPKWNYDGSSTGQAPGEDSEVILYPQAIFKDPFRKGNNILVMCDAYTPAGEPIPTNKRFNAAKIFSNPAIAAEEPWYGIEQEYTLLQKDINWPLGWPVGGFPGPQGPYYCGVGADKSFGRDIVDSHYKACLYAGINISGINGEVMPGQWEFQVGPAIGISAGDEVWVARYILERIAEIAGVVVSFDPKPIPGDWNGAGAHTNYSTKSMRNDGGFAVIKKAIEKLGLRHKEHIAAYGEGNERRLTGRHETADINTFSWGVANRGASVRVGRDTEKDGKGYFEDRRPASNMDPYVVTSMVAETTIIWKP encoded by the exons ATGTCTCTCCTTAATGATCTCATCAACATCAATCTCTCTGATACTACTGACAAGATCATTGCTGAATACATATG gatTGGTGGATCTGGAATGGACTTGAGGAGCAAAGCAAGG ACTCTGCCAGGTCCCGTGACCGACCCTGCCAAACTTCCCAAGTGGAACTATGATGGTTCTAGCACAGGCCAGGCCCCTGGCGAAGACAGTGAGGTCATTTTGTA CCCACAAGCAATATTCAAGGATCCATTTAGAAAAGGAAACAACATCTTG GTGATGTGTGATGCCTACACACCAGCTGGTGAGCCAATTCCAACAAACAAGAGGTTCAATGCTGCCAAGATCTTTAGCAACCCTGCTATTGCTGCTGAGGAGCCATG GTATGGAATTGAACAAGAGTACACTCTTCTCCAGAAGGACATCAATTGGCCTCTTGGGTGGCCAGTCGGTGGCTTCCCTGGTCCCCAG GGTCCATACTACTGTGGAGTGGGGGCTGACAAATCTTTTGGCCGTGATATTGTTGACTCCCACTACAAGGCATGCTTGTATGCTGGCATCAACATCAGTGGTATCAATGGTGAAGTCATGCCTGGTCAG TGGGAGTTCCAAGTTGGTCCAGCCATAGGAATCTCTGCTGGTGATGAAGTGTGGGTTGCTCGATACATTCTTGAG AGAATTGCTGAAATCGCTGGCGTTGTGGTTTCTTTTGACCCGAAACCAATCCCG GGTGATTGGAATGGTGCTGGTGCTCACACTAACTACAG CACCAAGTCGATGAGAAATGATGGAGGGTTTGCCGTGATCAAGAAGGCCATCGAGAAGCTTGGTCTGCGCCACAAGGAACACATAGCTGCCTACGGAGAGGGCAATGAGAGAAGGCTGACAGGTCGCCATGAGACTGCTGATATCAACACTTTCTCCTGG GGTGTTGCAAACAGGGGAGCATCTGTCCGTGTTGGTCGTGATACTGAGAAAGATGGAAAAG GTTACTTTGAAGATAGAAGGCCAGCATCCAACATGGATCCCTATGTTGTCACATCAATGGTAGCTGAAACTACCATTATCTGGAAGCCATAG